CAGTTCAACCGGGTGTTCCGCAAGATCGCCGGCGAGGCGCCGACCGTCTGGCGCGAGAAGCTCCAGCGCCAATCAGCGGCGGGTTGAGTGGGAGGGCGGCAGGTGGTGGGCCTTGCCCGCCATCTCGCAGCAACCCGGCACACCCTTGTGCTGGCAAACCGAGCAGAGCGTCTCGATCTCGCGCTGGGCCAGCGCGCGGAAACGCAGCAGGACTTCCTCGATCTCGCCGCCGAGCTTGCCATGGGCGGCGGCCCGCACGGCCAGTTCGCCGGTCGTGAAGTATTTGAGCAGCGGGTTCAACCCGCAGGCGCAGTAGTTGTGCACCGGGCCGACCACCGGGGCGCATTGCTTGAGCCACTGTTGCTGGGCCGTCTTGTCCTCAAGTCCGGCAAAAAGCTGCGCCAGCGTCGCGTCCATCAGGAAGACGAGCGTGTCGGGACGGCCGAGGGGGGTGATGGTCGGCTCGCCACGCAGCAGCTCGGCCCACTCCTGCTTGATGGCGGGACCCAGCCCTGCCAGGCACTGGACGGAGGAGGGAGTCACGCGGCGATCATGCCACAGTGCGGGCCGGGTTGCGCCGCAGCGCTTGGCGGCCATTGCGCATTTCTTGGGCAAGTCTCGCGCAACGAAGGCCAAGCGGCGCGGAGCGCCCGGGGCCGGAGCGGGTTATCGTGGTCCCATGAACCCACGACAACACATCATCCGGCTGGGCGAGCCGGCCGAAAAGGATATCCAACACGCCGCCTATTTCCTCTGGGAAGAGGCTGGCCGTCCGGTGGGGCGGGATCAGGAATTCTGGTTCGCGGCCCGCGAGCGCCTGCGGCACACCGCCCCGGTCAAGGTGACTGTGCGGAATTTGCCAAAGCCCGCCGCGTCTAGCGCAAGGAATGCGCAGCCGGCGGATGCCGTGATCTGCTAGGCTGGGGCAGACATAATCCACGCCATGTCTGTCATTCCTCTTACCGTATTCTTCAGTCTGTTGCTGGCCGGCACCTTCGTCGTGCTTTTCCTGCACGAGCAGCGCCGCCGCCACCTGACCAGCCCCGAACGCGACTCGCTCCTGCCTTTGGCGGACGAGTTTCCGCAGGCAAGCGGTGCGCAGCACCACGCCGATCGGGCGTGCGCCTGCCGGTCTGGACAACGCACGCCCTGCGCGCACTGCCTCCGCCGCCGCGATGAGCAGGACCCCGCCCATTTCTGATTCTCTTCCACGCACCCGCCATGACGAACGGACAAAAAATAACCATCGAATTCAACGACAAGGTCGTGCGGCAGTTCATGCTCGCGGCCGTCCTCTGGGGCATAGTCGGCATGCTGGTCGGCGTGCTGATCGCCACCCAGCTCAATTTCTGGCAGGCCAACCTCGGCCAGCAGTGGCTGACCTTTGGCCGCCTGCGCCCGTTGCACACCAACGCGGTCATCTTCGCGTTCGTCGGCAACATGATGTTTGCCGGCATCTACTACTCGACGCAGCGCCTGGTGAAGGCCCGGCTCGCGAGTGATTTCCTGTCCAACCTCCACTTCTGGGGCTGGCAGCTGATCATTGTCGCAGCCGCCATCACGCTCCCGCTCGGTCTCACCCGCGGCAAGGAATACGCCGAGCTGATCTGGCCGATCAACATCGCCGTCGCCGTCATCTGGGTCGTGTTTGCCGTGAACTTCTTCTGGACGCTGGCAAAGCGCCACGAGAAGTCCCTCTACGTCGCCATCTGGTTCTACATCGCGACGATCATCACCGTGGCGATGCTCTACATCGTCAACCACCTGTCCATCCCGACCTCGCTGGTGCACAGCTACCCGGTCTTCGGCGGCGTGCAGGACGGCCTCGTCCAGTGGTGGTATGGCCACAACGCCGTGGCGTTCTTCCTGACCACGCCGATCCTGGGCATCATGTATTACTTCCTGCCGAAGGCGGCGGAGCGGCCGGTTTATTCCTACCGGCTGTCGGTGATCCATTTCTGGTCGCTCGTGTTCCTCTACATCTGGGCCGGTCCGCACCATCTGCTCAATACCGCGTTGCCCAACTGGCTCCAGCTGCTCGGCATGACCTTCTCGCTGATGCTGTGGGCCCCGTCGTGGGGCGGCATGCTCAACGGCCTGCTCACGCTCCGCGGCGCCTGGGGCAAGCTGCGCACCGATCCCGTCATCAAGTTCTTCGCCGCCGGCGTCACCTACTACGGCATGGCCACTTTTGAGGGGCCGCTGCTGTCCATCAAGGCGGTCAACGCCCTCGGTCACTACACCGACTGGATCATCGGCCACGTCCACGCCGGCGCGCTCGGCTGGAACGGCTTCATGGCCGCGGGCATGTTCTACTGGCTCGTGCCGCGCCTGTGGAAGACGAAGCTCCATTCCGAGTCGCTCGCCAACCTGCACTTCTGGCTCGGGATGTTCGGCATCCTCCTCTACGTGGCCGCCATGTGGGCCTCGGGCATCAGCCAGGGTCTCATGCTGAACGCCACGGCCGAGGGCGGCACTATCCTCAAGTATCCGAACTTCCTCGAGACGCTGAACGCCATCCGCCCCCTCATGCTCCTGCGCGTCGTGGGTGGCGCCCTCTACCTGGTCGGCTTCATCATCATGGCCTACAACATCTGGCGCTCGATCGCCGGGACCCAGGCGGTGAACGGCACCATGGAGGTCTTCCCGGAGCCGCACCGCGCCGACGAGAAGCTCGGGGCCGGCGGCACGATCTTCAGCGCCCCCGTGGTTTTCTCCACGCTCGGCCTGCTGGCGGCCTTCATCTGGATGTTTACCAGCGGCTGGCTCAACATCCTCGGCCTGATTGCGACCGCGTTCTGCGTGCTGCTCGCCATCGGTCACTTCCAGTCCCGCGGCAAGGCCTGGGGCGACTGGTATGACCGCCTCCTGCTGAACGCACTGCCGTTCACCGTGCTGACCTTTCTCTCCGTTGCCGTCGGCGGCCTCATCCAGATCATCCCGATGCTCACCATCGAGCGCCGGCTCCAGACCGAGGACCGCGTGGCCCAGGTTTACACGCCGCTCGAGCTCGCGGGGCGCGACCTCTATGTCAGCGAGGGCTGCTACACCTGCCACTCGCAGATGATCCGCACGCTCGTGCCCGACGTGATGCGTTACGGTGACTACTCGCGCCTCGGCGAATCCATCTGGGACCATCCCTATCAGTGGGGTTCCAAGCGCACCGGTCCGGATCTCTCCCGCGTCGGCGGCAAATACAACCATGCCTGGCACTACGACCACATGCGCGACCCGCGCGCCATCTCGACCGGGTCGAACATGCCGTCCTACTCATGGCTGCACGAGAAGGCCACCGACTACGCGGCGCTCAGCTCCAAGATCCGCGTGCAGCGCCTGCTCGGCGTGCCGTTCCCCAACTGGTCGCCCGCCGAGATCGACGCCCTCGCCAGGGCCCAGGCCAAGCAGATCGCCAGCGAGCTGCGCGACCAGGGCCGCTACACCGAGCCCGACAAGGAGATCGTCGCCCTCATCGCCTACCTCCAGTCGCTGGGCAAGAAGTGGGAGCCCACCGGAACCGCTGCGCGGTAAATCCCAAACGCCAAATTCCAGACTCCAAACAATCAAAAATCGAGAATCCAAAATCGAAAATAGGAGAATTCACCATGTTCCGCCGCATCATCTACGAAGACTGGCAGCTCATTTTTCCCGTCGTCGCCCTCGCCGTGGCGTCGCTCGTTTATGTGGTCGCCGCGTGGCGCGCGAGCCGCATGAAACCCGCGCAGAGCGAGCGTCTCGCCCGGATGCCCCTCGAGCACAACTGATCCCGCCATGACCCAGCCTCCGCAACCTCCGCCCGGTCAGAACGGTCCGAAACTCCGTAACCACGTCTATGACGGCATTCAGGAGTTCGACCAGCGGCTGCCCAACTGGTGGCTCTACACCCTCTACGGCGCCATCGCGTTCTCCATCGTCTATTGGTTCGCCCACATGGTGGCCAAGGTGGTTCCGGCCGACGGGACGCAGGTGGACGCCGAGATGGCCCGCATCGCCGCCGTCAAGATGGCCGGCTCCATCGACGTGACCAACGACGACATCTTCTGGGAGATGAGCGGCAATCCGGTCTTCGTCGAGGCCGGCAAGCAGACTTACACCTCCCTGTGCGCCGCCTGCCACCTCGCCAGCCTCCGGGGCAAGGGCGAGAACCCGGCGGCGGTCGGTCCCGACCTCACCGACACCGCCTGGATTCACGGTGGCACGCCGAAGGAAGTCTACCACACCGTCTCGGCCGGCGTCCTGGCCAAGGGCATGCCGGCCTGGGAGCCCGTGCTCGGCCAGAAAAAGACCGCCGAGGTCGTGGCCTTCCTTCTTTCCCATCACCGCAAAGGAGAACCCGTCACCGTCGAGACTCCCAAGTAAATCAAGGTGGAACCTGCGCTCTGCGCAGGTCTAGCCCGCGCGCAGCGCGGTCTCCACCCGCTCAAACCACGCATGAGCGCCGATCCCAAAGTTCCCACGAATCCCGAACCCTCCCGCCCGCGTCCCGCGTCGCCCTACCGGCCGAGCGTGGACTCGGTCACGACTATCGCGAGTGACGGTTCGCGGCGCGACATCCATCCGGCCGACGTCCACGGCCGTTTCACCCGGATGCGCCGCTGGAGCGGCTGGGCGCTGATCGCCTTCTACGTCGCCCTGCCCTGGATTCCGGTCAACGGCTACCCGGCCGTCCTCCTCGACATCGCCGGCAGCCGTTTCCACTTCTTCGGTTTCACCCTCGCGGCGCAGGATGCCTGGCTGCTGTTCTTCGGCGTGACGGGGCTGGGCTTCGCGCTCTTTTTCCTGACGGCGCTCTTCGGCCGTCTCTGGTGCGGCTGGGCCTGCCCGCAGACGGTCTATCTCGAGCATGTTTACCGGGTGATCGAACGCTGGATTGACGGCGATGCTCCCGCCCGACGTGCGCTTCAGGCCGCGCCCCTCACCGCCGGCAAGGCCGGGCGGCGCATCCTCAAGCATGCGCTCTATGCCGTGGCGTCGCTCGTCATCACCCACATATTTCTCAGCTACTTCGTGAGCCTGCCCGAGGTATGGCAAATGATGCGCGAGGCCCCCCGCGATCACTGGGCGGCCTTCCTCTTCGTCTTCATCGCCGCGGGCATCCTGTATTTCAATTTCGCGTGGTTCCGCGAGCAGCTCTGCATCGTGATCTGCCCTTACGGACGCCTGCAGTCGGCGTTGACCGACGACCACTCGATGGTGATCGGCTACGACAGCAAGCGCGGCGAGCCGCGCGGCAAGCTCGGCACGCCCGATGCCGGCGCCTGCGTGGCCTGCAACCGCTGCGTGCAGGTCTGCCCGACCGGCATCGACATCCGTCACGGCCTCCAGCTCGAGTGCATCGGGTGCGCGGCCTGCATCGACGCCTGCGACGAGGTCATGACCAAGGTTCACCGGCCGACGGGCCTCGTGCGCTACGATTCCTTCATCGGGCTCGACGGCGGTCGCACCCGCTGGATTCGCCCGCGCATCATCGTTTACTTCATCCTGCTGCTCGTCGGCACGGCGGTCGCGACCTACGCGTTTTCGACGGTGAAGCCGGCGAACTTCCTCGTCTATCGCATGAGCGGCGCGGCCTATTTCGTGAGCCCCGGCGACGTGCGGAACCAGTTCATGGTGCGGCTGCTGAACAAACGCACCGAGCCGGCCACGTTTGTGGTCTCGACCGAAGGCGTTCCCGCCGGGGTTCAGCAAAGCGGCTTCACCGCGCCGGTCACCCTCGGGCCGCTCGCCGAGTCGGTCAGTCCGCTGGTGCTGATTGTGGACCGCAAGCACTACACCGGTCCGTTCCACTTTACCGTCCGGGTCGAAGACTCGGCTCACACCTACCAACTCTCGCGCGCCGTGGAATTCATGGGGCCCGAGCCGAAACTGCTAGAGGAGGAAGACCGTGAAAAAGGCGTCCAGCGTTGAGACGGGGATCACTCCTTGTAGGGTCGCCGCTGGCGGCGACCTTGAGGGCTCGCTTCCGGGGGCGGCGCAAGCACCGACCCGACAAAAGGCGCAGAAGACGGCATGGTCCCTCTGGCTTTGGGTCGCCGCCGGCTTCCTGTTTCTCGGGGTGCTGTGGACGGTGCTGTTCATCGCCTCGCGGCGGATCGACACACGCACGGTGCCGCTCGCAACCCAGGAGGCGAAGCCATGACGCACGAACTGGCCGGCATCACGGGGCCCGTCTCGGCGCTGCTCGCCGGGCTGGTGACCAGCCTGCACTGCGCCGGCATGTGCGGCCCGCTGGCGTGCTCGGTCATGCCCGCCCGGCGCGATGAGGCCGATCCGCACACGGTGGCGACGGTCTATCATGTCACCCGCCTCGTCGGCTACTCGCTGCTGGGTGCGCTCGTGGGCGGGATGGGCCGCGTGCCGTTGTCCTTCATCGGCGAGGGCGCTCTGCGCTACCTGCCGTGGTTGCTGGTGGCGTTCTTTGTCGCTGTCGCCGTGCGCTTCGACCAGCGCCTGCCGCGGCTGCCGGTGATCGGGCGGGCCTATGCGGCCGTCACCCAGCGGCTGCGCGGCGGTTCGCGGCTCAAGGCCGCGGCCGTGCTGGGACTCGCCACTCCGCTGCTGCCCTGTGGTCCGCTGTATTTTCTGCTGTCGCTCGCGCTGCTGTCGGGTTCCGCCCTGAATGGCGCCGAGACGCTGCTCGCCTTCGGTCTCGGCACGGTGCCGCTGCTGTGGTTTGCGCAGGCCAACTACCACCTCATCCGCGTGCGCATCGGGCCGGTATGGCTCGGCCGCATCCAGACCGCGCTCGCGCTCGTCGTGGCCGCCGTCCTCGTCTGGCGGCTGCGCGGGACACTGGGCCTCGGCGGCCCGGGGGTGAACGATTTCGTGTGCTTCTGACATGAGCGATTTCCGGCAAAATTTGGTGGGCGGGGATGCGAGCCCGATGGTGCGAGTGCGTGGACTGCGCGCCCCGCAAGCCGTCCCCGTCCACCACTGCCGGCACTGCGGCACGCCGCTGCAAACGGACCCTGCGCGGGAGAGCGGCTTTTGCTGTGCGGGCTGCTCCTATGTTTTCCGTCTCGTGCACGAGCATGGGCTGGAGGGCTATTACAAGATTCGCGACACGGTGGTCGCGCCCGTGGACCAGCTGGTTTTCCAGCCGCGGGACTTTGCCTGGCTGGCCGAGCTGCAAGCGGAGGCGGAAAAAGTGCCCGGCACGCCCGCGCTGCTGCTGGAGGTGCAGGGCATCTCCTGTGCCGGCTGCGTGTGGCTGATCGAAAAGGTGTTTCACCAGCAGAAGGGGGCGCTCGGCATCGAGACCGACGCGCAGCTGGGGCGCCTGCGCCTGCGCTGGGCGCGCGGCGAGTTTGATGCCCCGGGCTTTGCCCGCGCCCTGCAGTCCTTCAACTATCTCGTGGGGCCGCCGGGCGAGGAGCCGGCCGTGCCGGAGAGCCGCCTGCTCGTGCGCCGCCTCGGCCTGTGTGCGGCGTTCTCGATGAACATCATGCTGTTCGCCCTGCCGACCTATTTCGGCATGGAGGCCGGCTTTCGCTACGCGCCCCTCTTCGGCACTCTGGCGATGGTGTTCGCCACGCTCAGCCTGCTGAGCGGCGGCAGTTATTTTCTCAGCCGGGCCTGGCAGGCCTTGCGCAGCGGCGTGCTGCACATCGACCTGCCCATCGCCATCGGCATCATTGGCGCTTATGCCGGGTCGTTCTTCGGGTGGGCCACCGGGCGCGAGGAGTATGTGTATTTCGATTTCGTCGGTGCTTTCATCCTGCTGATGCTCGTCGGTCGCTGGGCGCAGGTGGCCGCCGTGGAGCGCAACCGCCGGCGGCTGCTGAGCGTGCAGGCCCGTCCGCACAAGGTGCGCGTGCTCGGGCCTTCGGGCGCCACGGTGGAGCAGCCCGTCGAGAACCTGCGGCCCGGGGATGTGTTTCGTGTGCGCTCGGGTCAGGTGGTGCCGGTCGAGGCCCAGCTCGAGTCGTCGGCCGCGGCCTTTGGCACGGCGTGGATCACGGGCGAGGCCGATCCGCGGGAATACCGGCTCGGCGGGCGGGTGCCGGCCGGGGCGGTGTCGCTTGCGCGGGGCGAGGTCCAGCTGCGGGCCGCGCAGGGCTGGAACGAGTCCCTGCTGGCCAAATTGCTCCAGCCCGCCGGTCGCGACCATTTCCGCCACCGGATGTTGGAACGCATCGTCGGCGGATACCTGATCGCGATCTTCGCCGCGGCGATTCTCTCCGGTGTTTTCTGGTGGCTGGGCACGCACGATCCCGTGCACACGCTCGCGGTGGTGACGGCGGTCTTGGTCGTTTCCTGTCCCTGCGCCGTTGGTCTGGCTTTCCCGCTGGCGGACGAGATGGCCACGGTGGCGCTGCGCCGGCACGGCGTGTTTGTCCGCGAGGGCGATCTTTGGCCGCGCTTGAGCCGCATCCGGCACCTGCTTTTCGACAAGACTGGCACGCTCACGCTGGAGACTCCCGTGCTACGCAATCCCGCGGCCCTAGGGGAACTTGCCCCGGCGGCCCGCGCGGCCTTGCTGACCTTGGTGCGCGACAACCCGCATCCTGTCAGCCAGAGCCTGCTGGAAAACTTGCTGGCCGGAGCTGGTGGCACGGGGCTGGAACCCTTGGCCGGCACCATTCAGGAGGAGCCCGGCTTCGGTGTGCGGCTGGAAACGGCAACCGGGGTCTGGTCGCTGGGCCGGCCCGGGTGGGCCCAAAACCGAGGGGAGGGCACCCCGGCTCCAGAAGGAACCCATGACACCGAGTTTGCCTGCGACGGGGTCGTGCTGGCGCGGTTTGCCTTCGCCGATTCAGTGCGACCGGATGCGGTCGAGGAGATCACCGCGCTGCGGTGTGAGGGGTTCAAGGTCTTCATTTTGAGCGGCGACCGGCCGGAAAAAGTGGCCGCTATGGCCCGGATGCTGGGGCTGCCCGCGGATCATGCCGTGGCGGGCCGCACGCCCGAGCAGAAGGCCGCGTGGGTGCAAATGATCGACCGGCGCGACACCCTGATGCTGGGCGACGGCGCCAACGACAGTCTCGCCTTCGATGCGGCCTTCGCGCGCGGCACCCCGGTCATCCATCGCGGTGTGCTGGAAGGGAAAGCTGATTTCTACTACCTGGGCCAGGGTCTGCGTGGCCTGCGCCGCCTGTTTGAGGTCAACACCGCGCGCCGCCGCACGCAGCTCGCGCTCCTCGTCTTCTCCGTGGCCTACAACGCGCTCGCCGTGGGCCTGGCCGTGAGCGGACACATGAGCCCGTTGCTCGCGGCGATTCTCATGCCCGTCAGCTCGCTGCTCTCGCTCGCCATCGTCGGCGCGGGGATGCGCCGCTGGCTGAAGGTCTGATCAAGCGAGTGACTTCGGGATCGCGGCGGTGAGGTTTACCGGCTCGCCGGCGGTGACGAGGATGTTGTCCTCGATGCGCACGCCGCCGATGTGCAGGTGCTGGTCCACGAGGTCCCAGTTCACGACCTTGGCGTAACGCTGGCGCCGGCCCGGATCGCGCAGGATGGCCGGGATCAGGTAGAGCCCCGGCTCCACCGTCACGATGTATCCTGCACGCAGCACGAGGTCCATCCGCAGGCTGCGCAATGAAGGACGCGGATCACGGGCGCGGCCCGGCTCGAGGCCGCTGGCGTCACGCACGCCGAGGCCGACCATGTGGCCGAGGCCGTGCGGGTAGAACAGGGTGTGCACATCCTGCTCCACCAGCAGGTGGGGGTCGCCGCGCACCACGCCCATGGCGGCAAGGCTGCACATCATGTCGGCCGCGGTCGTGAAATGCAGGTCCTTCCACTCCATGCCGGGACGGCAACGCTCGCAGGCGCGTTGCTGGGCGCCAAGCACCGCCTGGTAAAGGTCGCGCTGGAATCCCGAGAGCCGGCCGATGCCGTAGGTGCGGGTGACGTCGGTCACGTAGCGATCCACCTGCGCGCCGGAGTCGATCAGCACGAAGTCTCCGTCCTGGAGCAGCCGGTCCGGTGACGGTGAGCCGTGGAAGACCGCGCTCTGCAATCCCGCGCCGATGATGGTGTCGTAGCCCGTGCATTGGGCGCCGTGGCGAAAATACTCGGTCTCAAGCTCGATCTGGAGCGTGCGTTCGCTGACGCCAGCGCGGAGCCAAGGCTGGATCTTGGCGTAGCCGGCGGCGGTGGCGGCGGCGCCGCGTTTCATGAGTTCGACCTCGGCCGGTTCCTTGGGGCGGCGGGCGTGCTTGTATTCCTCGCGGATCGCGGCGGAGCGGGCCTCGTCGCAGGAGACGCCGGCGATGGGGGCGCCGAGCATGACGACCGGGCGGTCACGCCGGGCGGCGAGCCAGTCGGGAAACCCGGCCAGGAGCACGCCAGGGATTTGCTCGCGGCCTTCCCACACGCGGTCCAGTTCCGTCACCTCGGGCACGAAGGAGGTCCATTTTGCGTCGCGCGGATCGTAGGCGAGGATACCGCCGATGGCCTCGGTGTGGCCGGTGAGGTAGTAATACTCCTGGTGGGCGATAAACGGCAGCAGTGCGTCGCTGATCTCGGGCTTGGGGATGGGGTGGCCTGCGCCGATGAGCAGCACCTCGTGGTTCAGGGCCAGCGCCCGGGCGATGCGCTCGCGCCGGGCGGGGTAGTCAAATTGCATGCACCGACCGTAGGTGCTGAGCCGGTTGGTGCAATCCTGCATGACCGACCGTTGAGGGCCTGCGCAAAGTCAGGTGTTGCGATCGGGAGCTCAGGATGCCGGCTGCGTTAGTTCGGCCAGCGCCTTTTGTGCGGCCTCGAGCTTCGGGTCGTGGCGCAGCGCCGTTTCGAAACGCGTGCGGGCCTCGTCCTTGCGGCCGAGTTGCACGAGCATGCGTCCGCAGAGGTAGTGGGGCCTGCCGTGATCCGCCTGCAGCTTGGCCAGCGCTTCGTAGTGGGTGAGCGCTGTCGCGAAGTCCTCCTGTTTCTCGGCGATGTTGCCGAGTTCGGACTCGCCGAGCACCGGGTTGAGCTGGTGGACGCGTAGCGCGTATTCGCGGGCCTTGACGGGGCTGCCGCCGGCGATTTCGGGGGCGTTGGTGTAGTAGCGGCTCAGGCCGATGAGGGCGCCGAGGTGCTGCGGGTCCAGTTCGGCGGCCTTCTCGAAGGCCTTGCGCATGCGGCCGGCGATCATCGCCTGCTGCATGAAGCCGACTTCGCCGATGCGCTGCGACAGCGCCTGACCAAGGCTGGCGTGCGCGCCCGCCTGGTCGGGCGCGAGTTTCACGGCGCGCTCGGCGAGGGCGACGGCCTCGGCCGCCCGGTTCTGACGCAGACGCACGAGGCTGAGCTGCTGGAGGACGGCGGGGTCGGGCTTTTCGCCTGCGGCCAGCGGCGAGAGCAAGGAGTCGGCGGTGGCGAGATCGCCGGCCTTGAGGGCGGCGGTGGCTTGTTCGACGGGTGTTTGCGCCGCGGAGCCGAGGGCGGTCGCAAGGAGCAGGAGCAGGAGCACGGATGTTTTCATGGTTAAAATCAGTCTTGCTGGAGCGCCTGGGTGGGATTCAGGCGGGAGGCTCGCCATGCGGGCACCGCGGCGGCAAGCAGGCCGATGCACGGCAGGAAAAGCGCGACGGCCAGCAGCACGGGCGGATCAAAGGCCGTCACACCGGGCAAGAAACTGCCCAGCACCCGGCCGAACGCGACGGCTCCCAGCAGGCCCAGAGTCGTGCCCGCCAGGCAAAGCCGGCCGGCGTGCTGGAGCATCCAACCGAGAATGCCGGCCGGGCTCGCACCGAGCGCCATGCGCACGCCAATTTCGCGCACACGTTGCCCGGTGGTGAACGCCATGCTCGCGTAGAGTCCGAAGGCCGAGAGGCCGAGTGCGGCGGCGGCAAACCCGCCGAACAACAAGGTGCGCAATCGCGGCTCCGTGGCGGTGCGGGCGATGTTGCGCTCAAGCGGCACGAGATCCATCGGCAGGGCCGGGTCCGCCTGACGTAACGCGGCCTGCAGTTCGCCCAGCCGTGCGGCGCCGCCCGCCACCCGCACCAGCAGCGTGCCAAAAAACCACGGCGATTGGGCCTGCGGCACGTAGATCTGCGGCGGGGGCGCGTCGGCGAGGTTGTCCTGTCTCACGTCGGCGACCACACCGACGATCTCGCGATACTCGCTGAGCAGAAAGGGCACGGTCTGGAGGTGGCGGCCGATCGGATCTTCGCCGGGAAAGGCCCGCTCCGCGAGCGCCTGGTTGATGACGCAGACCTTGCGCGTGGTGCGCTCGTCGCCGGGCTCGATGAAACGGCCGCGGAGCAGCGGGAGGCGGAGGGTTTTCAGAAAATCCGGCGTCACGGCGTTGAACACGGCGTC
This DNA window, taken from Oleiharenicola lentus, encodes the following:
- a CDS encoding DUF2934 domain-containing protein; the protein is MNPRQHIIRLGEPAEKDIQHAAYFLWEEAGRPVGRDQEFWFAARERLRHTAPVKVTVRNLPKPAASSARNAQPADAVIC
- the ccoN gene encoding cytochrome-c oxidase, cbb3-type subunit I; translated protein: MTNGQKITIEFNDKVVRQFMLAAVLWGIVGMLVGVLIATQLNFWQANLGQQWLTFGRLRPLHTNAVIFAFVGNMMFAGIYYSTQRLVKARLASDFLSNLHFWGWQLIIVAAAITLPLGLTRGKEYAELIWPINIAVAVIWVVFAVNFFWTLAKRHEKSLYVAIWFYIATIITVAMLYIVNHLSIPTSLVHSYPVFGGVQDGLVQWWYGHNAVAFFLTTPILGIMYYFLPKAAERPVYSYRLSVIHFWSLVFLYIWAGPHHLLNTALPNWLQLLGMTFSLMLWAPSWGGMLNGLLTLRGAWGKLRTDPVIKFFAAGVTYYGMATFEGPLLSIKAVNALGHYTDWIIGHVHAGALGWNGFMAAGMFYWLVPRLWKTKLHSESLANLHFWLGMFGILLYVAAMWASGISQGLMLNATAEGGTILKYPNFLETLNAIRPLMLLRVVGGALYLVGFIIMAYNIWRSIAGTQAVNGTMEVFPEPHRADEKLGAGGTIFSAPVVFSTLGLLAAFIWMFTSGWLNILGLIATAFCVLLAIGHFQSRGKAWGDWYDRLLLNALPFTVLTFLSVAVGGLIQIIPMLTIERRLQTEDRVAQVYTPLELAGRDLYVSEGCYTCHSQMIRTLVPDVMRYGDYSRLGESIWDHPYQWGSKRTGPDLSRVGGKYNHAWHYDHMRDPRAISTGSNMPSYSWLHEKATDYAALSSKIRVQRLLGVPFPNWSPAEIDALARAQAKQIASELRDQGRYTEPDKEIVALIAYLQSLGKKWEPTGTAAR
- a CDS encoding cbb3-type cytochrome c oxidase N-terminal domain-containing protein, which codes for MTQPPQPPPGQNGPKLRNHVYDGIQEFDQRLPNWWLYTLYGAIAFSIVYWFAHMVAKVVPADGTQVDAEMARIAAVKMAGSIDVTNDDIFWEMSGNPVFVEAGKQTYTSLCAACHLASLRGKGENPAAVGPDLTDTAWIHGGTPKEVYHTVSAGVLAKGMPAWEPVLGQKKTAEVVAFLLSHHRKGEPVTVETPK
- the ccoG gene encoding cytochrome c oxidase accessory protein CcoG; translated protein: MSADPKVPTNPEPSRPRPASPYRPSVDSVTTIASDGSRRDIHPADVHGRFTRMRRWSGWALIAFYVALPWIPVNGYPAVLLDIAGSRFHFFGFTLAAQDAWLLFFGVTGLGFALFFLTALFGRLWCGWACPQTVYLEHVYRVIERWIDGDAPARRALQAAPLTAGKAGRRILKHALYAVASLVITHIFLSYFVSLPEVWQMMREAPRDHWAAFLFVFIAAGILYFNFAWFREQLCIVICPYGRLQSALTDDHSMVIGYDSKRGEPRGKLGTPDAGACVACNRCVQVCPTGIDIRHGLQLECIGCAACIDACDEVMTKVHRPTGLVRYDSFIGLDGGRTRWIRPRIIVYFILLLVGTAVATYAFSTVKPANFLVYRMSGAAYFVSPGDVRNQFMVRLLNKRTEPATFVVSTEGVPAGVQQSGFTAPVTLGPLAESVSPLVLIVDRKHYTGPFHFTVRVEDSAHTYQLSRAVEFMGPEPKLLEEEDREKGVQR
- a CDS encoding sulfite exporter TauE/SafE family protein, encoding MTHELAGITGPVSALLAGLVTSLHCAGMCGPLACSVMPARRDEADPHTVATVYHVTRLVGYSLLGALVGGMGRVPLSFIGEGALRYLPWLLVAFFVAVAVRFDQRLPRLPVIGRAYAAVTQRLRGGSRLKAAAVLGLATPLLPCGPLYFLLSLALLSGSALNGAETLLAFGLGTVPLLWFAQANYHLIRVRIGPVWLGRIQTALALVVAAVLVWRLRGTLGLGGPGVNDFVCF
- a CDS encoding heavy metal translocating P-type ATPase metal-binding domain-containing protein yields the protein MSDFRQNLVGGDASPMVRVRGLRAPQAVPVHHCRHCGTPLQTDPARESGFCCAGCSYVFRLVHEHGLEGYYKIRDTVVAPVDQLVFQPRDFAWLAELQAEAEKVPGTPALLLEVQGISCAGCVWLIEKVFHQQKGALGIETDAQLGRLRLRWARGEFDAPGFARALQSFNYLVGPPGEEPAVPESRLLVRRLGLCAAFSMNIMLFALPTYFGMEAGFRYAPLFGTLAMVFATLSLLSGGSYFLSRAWQALRSGVLHIDLPIAIGIIGAYAGSFFGWATGREEYVYFDFVGAFILLMLVGRWAQVAAVERNRRRLLSVQARPHKVRVLGPSGATVEQPVENLRPGDVFRVRSGQVVPVEAQLESSAAAFGTAWITGEADPREYRLGGRVPAGAVSLARGEVQLRAAQGWNESLLAKLLQPAGRDHFRHRMLERIVGGYLIAIFAAAILSGVFWWLGTHDPVHTLAVVTAVLVVSCPCAVGLAFPLADEMATVALRRHGVFVREGDLWPRLSRIRHLLFDKTGTLTLETPVLRNPAALGELAPAARAALLTLVRDNPHPVSQSLLENLLAGAGGTGLEPLAGTIQEEPGFGVRLETATGVWSLGRPGWAQNRGEGTPAPEGTHDTEFACDGVVLARFAFADSVRPDAVEEITALRCEGFKVFILSGDRPEKVAAMARMLGLPADHAVAGRTPEQKAAWVQMIDRRDTLMLGDGANDSLAFDAAFARGTPVIHRGVLEGKADFYYLGQGLRGLRRLFEVNTARRRTQLALLVFSVAYNALAVGLAVSGHMSPLLAAILMPVSSLLSLAIVGAGMRRWLKV
- a CDS encoding aminopeptidase P N-terminal domain-containing protein — encoded protein: MQFDYPARRERIARALALNHEVLLIGAGHPIPKPEISDALLPFIAHQEYYYLTGHTEAIGGILAYDPRDAKWTSFVPEVTELDRVWEGREQIPGVLLAGFPDWLAARRDRPVVMLGAPIAGVSCDEARSAAIREEYKHARRPKEPAEVELMKRGAAATAAGYAKIQPWLRAGVSERTLQIELETEYFRHGAQCTGYDTIIGAGLQSAVFHGSPSPDRLLQDGDFVLIDSGAQVDRYVTDVTRTYGIGRLSGFQRDLYQAVLGAQQRACERCRPGMEWKDLHFTTAADMMCSLAAMGVVRGDPHLLVEQDVHTLFYPHGLGHMVGLGVRDASGLEPGRARDPRPSLRSLRMDLVLRAGYIVTVEPGLYLIPAILRDPGRRQRYAKVVNWDLVDQHLHIGGVRIEDNILVTAGEPVNLTAAIPKSLA